DNA sequence from the Schistocerca americana isolate TAMUIC-IGC-003095 chromosome 2, iqSchAmer2.1, whole genome shotgun sequence genome:
AGCACACAAAATTCTCAACAATCAGCACAACCAAAAAACCCATTGGTATTGTGTATTTTGCTTGTCCTAGTCAGGTCAAACATAGCCCACAATATCAACAACCCACAACTAGTAGAACTAACTAAGAAACATACTACACTTAAAAAGAATGTCTACCATACAAAGTCAGGTGACAAATAAATATAAGATGGCACATCATATTCACATTCTCATCAccgctgcaccccccccccctttctctctctctctctctctctctctctctctctctctctctcacacacacacacacacacacacacacacacacacacacacacacacacacacacattccataaCTGTGCCAGATAACTTGAGAAGTTTAATTGCTGCATCGATAACAGTGACTGTAGCAGCAAATTTCGTTGTGAGATCCTTACCTAGTACCAAATGAAAAAACAACTTTCAAACCATTAACAACATGGCAAACTAATAATATCAAAACCGAAAACAAATCAATAACCCACAGCTAATAAGATAAACCTATCTCACTGACAAGGCAACAAAAGCCAACCACCAAGCAACACACAGCACTAAGTCCAACACGGCACTAACATCTCTCTGACAATTAAAGACATAAACATCCCACAGCAGAATGTACCAACACGTATTCCAACATGCCCTCTACAAACATAATCCATTTCCAAGATACTGCACCACAATGATGTTACACAAAAAAACACAGttatgtcattggtcaaagcacaTGGGTGGAATCAAAATTTTTGGTTAACCACAAAAAAAGGTATGAAGATCTGGGAGGTCAAAGATAATATATCTGTACCAGTTCCTGTTCAATGCTATTAGAAGGGAGAGATAGAGTGAGAAGTAAATAtgaatataaaagaaaagaaatcgaCTGGAAAGGATAATAGAAATACTGtgtaataaataactaaatagagtaaactgggagtgaaggaAGTGGACTGGTGGGGCACTTTTTTACGATGGGTCTGCAATTATGACAGAATGAAAGGACATGTTGGAGTATAAGTTCATATCTCCAGAGTTCAGAGAAACTGCTGTTGGTTGAAAAGGTTCAGATGACATATGTGGTATACAACATATTCAGGTTTATGGAGTTTAGAGAAACTGTCGTCATGTGGAACGGTTCAGATGACATATGTGGAATAACATGTATGTAGGTTTACAAAGTTATTGTGTAACACACAATCCATGACCATTACTGCCATCCAGAAGATGGATAGTCACATTAGGCAGGTTTTTCAGTAGTGGTTTCGGGGCTGTTAGCCTTGAGGCAGTGATGATGATCTGTGTTATTAAAGCTTTCTTTGCCCTGACCCCTCCCCgccccaccaccgccaccgccaaAGTTTTAAATTGTAGTATGCACTGTTCAATaaaattaagttaaaaattaataaaagagcAGCATATCAAGCATTTTATAATGAGTAGATTTTGGGGAATTTTTATAAGTAATTCTGGAGAATCACATTGTTCAATTGAATGTTTTCATTAACAAATACCAAGTACTATGTTACAACCTGAATACAGTCATGTGATACAATGGCAACATATGAGTGATTTTTACAATTTCACTTTCTGAATACACATGAACAGTATAATGTTCGTATCAGGTTACTATTATCAACTGAATGATAATTTGCacagaacaaaataaatattttcataccTGAGTTCTTCCTCTGTCAATACATATGTCGCTCCAAGCTCTGCCAGAAACTTCTTCAGTTCATCAATATCACTCCTGTTCCGAACAATATTGACAGATTTTATCCCCCAAGCTTTGCACAGCTGTATCACATTTTGCCCCGCTGCACTATTTGCACCATTCTGAATCACTGAATCTCCCTCAGATAACGGTACAAAGTCTTTCAGCATACGGTATGCTGTACAGGGGTTAACAGTAAGTGTGGCAGCTTCCACAATGCCAATCTTGTcagagatctaaaaaaaaaaaaaacatgcatacCATAAGGAAGGGGGACAGAGAAATGACTTTACTTTTTCCACATCCAACTAACATCCAGGATTCAAGAATTCCATAAATAATGTATAGAGACATTACTTGTGAACATAAACCACAATTTTTTCAGCTGACtgtaatttatatgatttcctgatATTTTATCCATGTAAGTGGTTTTAGTCAATAAAGATCCTAACTTTCCATGAGGGATAATGCAGTGAAATTGCTGGAAATCAAAGGAACAACAGATTTATTGTACGTGAACCTAGTGACAGACAGTAACAGTGTGTTTTATACTTACCTTTTTTAAAGGTACATGTTGCTAGAGTACTACTTGTGACACCATGTATTATGAGAAAGTGTAAGCTGACCCCAAAGCTTCGGCCACCAGCCTCTTCCTTCAGCTAAGTCTAGGGTTTCATCAGCCATCACCAAGTCTAGCAGTCACCAGGGCAAAGCACGGCAGCATAACCTCACTCCACATGAGCCAGAGATTGGCACCCGACCACACCTGTGGGACGTGGACATCTACCAGTCTCTTGTCAATGTACCTAAAATtatgtagttaaaaaaaaaatgagttcaGCCCAGGTGTTTGCATTTTACTGACTGGTTTCTGTCCTCCATGACTCTCATTCAAACCCTTAATGCCTTTGTAGGGACCAGCCACACCATACTAACACCAAAAGAGTGGCTACCACCACTCCAGTGATGGTCACACAAAACCAACCGCATCTACATTTTGTGTAAAGGCTACACGCTTTGCCTCCATTCCTAATTCAACTTACATGGAGTTCAAGTACTGAGGTAGTGGGAAACTCCAGACTCCGGGCCTCAGCATACGAATGGTGGTTGGTTACAAATGACAGCTACTCCATGTGTGCTGTATGGATGGATTCAGCCTCCAGCTGAAATGGACAATGCATGGTGACTGCCTGCTCAATTGCCCTCATGACTGAATTAGTGCATATAAATAGTATCTTGGCGACTGTTTCCCTGCAGCTGGAAAGAGCATCGAGCAGTGACATTGACCCAGCACCCTGCACGTTATTTTGCTACAAGGCCATCATTATAAGAACAATGGTCAATGCTTCAGCAATATTGTCAGCTGTGAAGCAACTCTCACAGTAGGAGCTAAAAGTGTACTGCACCGGGTCTTAACATTAAGAATTTAGGTGGATGACCAGCATTTGTTCCATGTGTACAGCGTTGCTATTTGGATTTCTAAATCCTGTCCATTTTGGAAACAAAGCTATATTGTGAAACCAAACAATGGAATGTCCAGgttagaatatcaacaatattatgtaaaggatcGACTGCACTGTGAAGATGACACCTTGAGTTGCAGACATTATCAACAAAATGACTGTTACACTTTGAGCTTTTGGCccaaaccttcttcagaaaagaaaacacagacaTATTCACATAAGCAGGTGTAcctcatgcacatatgaccacaTCTTCACCCAATTCAGCCAGAATACAACTCTTATATTAAACAGAACCAAGATTGCTGCCTTTGTTCAATGTGAGAATTAAATTATGCATTATGGCTGCAGTTGCTTGTGTGAAGGGGTGCATGTTTTCTatcctgatgaaggctttggccaagatatgaatgtaacaaaattatttttctgtaataAATCTAATGTTATGAAAAACATTAAACTTTCATAAGTGTAACAGATGGGAACAGTTAAAAGCTGCAAGTATGAAATAGAAGTGACCTGATTTGCGCAAGTGTGCATTAAACGCATTCCTTGGTAATCTTTTTTCTATTTATCATTTACCAACACTAGGGACATTTTTCAGTCACTGTGTGTTCCCGTAATTTGGAGATTATTCTGTTTACCATCAGAGACACACAAGTTTCAGCCTTCAATGAACACCTTTTTCCATCTATGAAATTTTAAAACATTCATGATCCTTGCTGAGCACCTGTTACCATTAAGAATGTGTCCACCCCACCCTTTCTGTTGTTTTTTTCCTATACCAGTTGGTGTGATTGTCTTTTCACATACCAAGTAATCCAGGGCTTTATAATTTATTCACCAAGCAGCGAAAGAATGTACACATAAagggttataattaggcaagctttcagagccagtggctcctccttcaggcagaagggttcaatctttcaacccttctgcctgaagaagagcCACagcctctgaaagcttgcataattaCAACCGTATTTTGTGTGTGCGCTGCTGCATGCTGAGTAGATTTTTGTCCATCCAATTAAATTATACTGGCAAAAatggattattttcattgttatattaggGCTTTATAATTTCTCGTAAACAATCGGTCTAGACAAGCAGCAGTTCACTCCTACCTTTAAGTATTTCATCATCGAGTCTATTATTTGGTGCAGATTTCATACAacccatcagttaaaaaaaaagggggggggggggggggtgaagtgcaCCCCTCCAGCTCTGAGCAGTCTCAGAAGTCTTGGTacaaaatttagcacggacttcaccTTTATGACAGAAAACTAGTACTTCAACATCGAAACACCATTAGTGGAAAGTGAAAATTGTTGGCTGTACCCCTCTTACCGTTATATTTTATTATGGGATCAATTCCATTCTGCTAGTAGGCCTATAATGGCTACAGTTTGATGCATAAAGACATGAAAGACGAAATCTAATACATAAAGTAGTCTGTGATGATAATGCAGTCACTGCTAGGGAGAAAAGGAATTCATTCTAGATTACCTTTTCATTACATAACAAACTGAGGGGCTGAGGGAATGCATCTTTTCAGACAGATTTTTTGTCAAGTCCGCTAACATCTTTACGAATAATTTCAATGTACTGCAATGCAAAATGTCAGCGTCTCTCTTTTCTGTTAGAAGGAGACCACTTTCCGCTAACAAAATAGACTGCAATTCATTACCGGTACATAAAAACGCTGTAGTTTTGAATCACACTTACTTTCATTAATTCATCCGCATTACAGACAGCGTGTGTTCGCCATGTACCCCAAGCATTTAATTTTGGTACAACTCTATCGCCGACTTTCAAGTCTGTGACTCCATTGCCTACATCTACAATTTCTCCAACACCTTCATTTCCCGGTATAGAAGGCAATTTTGGTTTTACAGCGTAGACACCCTGAATAGTGTTGATATCTGCGGGGTTTACAGGTGACGCCAACATGCGTATCATAACCTGAAATGATTATGGTTGTAGTACGCGGTACACAGTACAAAAAAATGGCACGAAACATATTTATGGGCAATTAGAAGTGAATATGATTCATGTTACTTCATGTTCAGCAGGTTTTCTTAGCTCTTCTTTTTCTTGTCTTACGACTTTTGGTGGGTCACCGTATTCTGAGTACACAAGTTTAGAGGAAAGTACGCTCTGATGTCTGGCAAACGTTAATATTGCATTATCACGCCTAGTCTGTGCAACGAAGCTTGTCATGTTCCGCGACAAAAATTTCAACACACCCATCTTCGACACCATTCTAACCTCAACGCAGCCTCAAGCTCAAACATAATTTGTATATCGAGCTTGTACAATATCGATATCTCTGTTACGCAATGGTCATGAAAGAAAGCCCCTGTGGCCAGGATCGAGAATCGATGTAATGCTGAAATGTTCGAACAGGTGATATCGATGAAATATCGCGCAAATTTAGAATCAACAAAATTTTAGTTTACTGTTTGTTTATGATTTGATTCTTTAGAGTGTTTTTTCATAATTTCATATCTTCTCTGTGAAGTATAATGGGTGAAAACTACATCTTATTGAAAACGAATTACTGTAACGAATGGACATGACAAAAGTGGCGGAAAGTTTTGCAATTATAAACGGTAAATAATAGATGAAACACAGTCTTGTCATCAAACTGCTGTTTAACATCGCAAACATATTGATCTAATTTCTAAGCTATTTAGAGTACATTACATTAAATTTCAGGGAAGTCATGGAAACTACAGGCAGTTTCGCGAGTCGTGTGTGCAAGAAACGACTACTAGACGAGTTGGAGAGGTTGGAAAAGGAGCGCTCCTCTAGTCTTCGCCTGCTTAAGGCATCAAGAAATCTTTTCCAAAAGAGATATCACAAATTTACCTTGCCGTTATCTAGAAGAGGATCTGAGGTTCATCTTTCAATTAATTGTAGCTCCAAATGAGTATTTAAATCTTTTCAATATATCAAGAAATAACAGTTTAACTCGAAAACTGTGATGCAAATGTGACGTAAGaaacaaaatacttatttacttatcTGTGAATTTATTTTACTGGACTATGTCAGTACTATCATTATATTATTTACTTACTTTGATTTTAGAAATATGGAAATTCTGAAAATACTATCTAGATGTCTTTACAGAAATAATTTACATAGCAAATGTAGGCATCGTCCGCAGGGGAAACAACGACCACTGTCGTTAATGTGCAGATAAACGGCTTTAAGTTTTTAATGAATTCCACAGATGATGCACAGTGGATGCCAGCATCGATCATTTGAAAAGGCTACAGTCGTTTTCCCGCCTTGTCCTATATAtgcatctacatctttactctgcaaaccgctgtgatgtgcttggcagagggtacgtcccattgtaccaattcTTAGGACTTCCCCCATTCCATTCACCCATGGATCACGACAAGAATGATTGCTTAATTGCTGTAATCTTTTCTTTGTGGTCTCTGTAGGACGATACATTGGCGGGTGTAATATATTCATAGATTCATATCTTATACTTGTTTTTTTAGAAACTTTCTAAACAGGTTTTCACATGATAatttgttagattagattagatttactttcattccaattgatctgtagtgaggaagtcctccaggatgtagaacatgtcagaaaaacaataatacatgacaaatatttacaacttaaacaaattatctaatgtaccttccacaggttccaagtggaatgattgtcatttttttaatgaagactatatgaaagaatcattttacaaagacTCATTTACTAAGttcacattaatgcactgaatttaaaattaaaaaaatgtttttatttatttataaggtaataaacatataatagaactactacaatacttatttacaatgaatgtgTGTCCCTGATTAATGCACACCTTTTtatacaagagtaagtgactttaaatccttgtgaagattattcttatttctggtattgattccatgaattaagCTGTCGGTCTGAAAATGTgatatattttaattacaaatttcattaaggaataaatctattgggaagcagtagttagtatccctagttccctaaacaggtttctgcagggtgtccttgagttcacaccacatataactcttattggatgtttttgtgcccagaaaactttagcttggcttgatttattaccccaaaaaataatcccatatgaaatTAGGGaacgaaagtaagcatagtatgccagctttttcagttttatttatccCCTATGTCTGATACAATTcgtattgcaaatagagatttgataagatgcttcagcagttctgtggtgtgctcctccccgttgaatttattatcaagctgtgatcccaagaatttaacactgtccatttcttctataTGGTTGTCATTGTATgctaggcatatactcgtgggacacccattCCAAGTTGTGAACTGCATGTAGGGgggtttttcaaagtttagtgacaaagaattggtcaGGAACCAGTGAttgatgtccacaaatattttattagccgatctttctaagactaaacttgatttgctatttattgcaacgtttgtatcattggcaaacaaaataaatttggcatctggtaatgatactgatgaaaggtcattgatgtacacaagaaaattaagggccctaagatggaaccttgtgggaccgtacatgtaattaattcccagttggatgatgcctgatagcttaatacatatcTCTCTCCTAATTATACCCTTTGTTTCTTGCCAGAGATGTAAGAttttaaccattttgcagcatttcctgttacaccattatattctaatttacttaaaaggatactgtgatttacacagtcaaatgccattggcagatcacaaaatataccagttgccaggAATTTTTtgcctaatgaattaagtacattttcactgaaagtgtagatagccttctcaatatcagaaccctttagaaatccgaactgcgactttggcAGTATGTTGTTTGTGATAAGTTGGTAATAAACccaattgtacattaccttttctaaaatttttgataatgctggaaaaagtgaaattggacggaaatttgatgccatttctttatctcccttcttaaacagtggcttaacatcagcatatttcaaccattcaggaaatattccactgataaacaactggttacacagagAGCTTAATgtattacttaactcagaatcacattctttaattaactttgttgatatttcatcatacccactagatgtttttgattttaaagattttatgatggacattacttcttctGGGGTAGGgaaggtcaaattcatattatggaagttacttgaaatgtctggtcagaggtattccatagcagcatctacagaacctgacaaaccCATATTTTCAGtggcagttataaaatgtttgttaaacagttctgcaacactatacatatctgtcctcaatgtatcatttactcttaatgctatttgtccctcttcatgtctggttctactggtctcctccttcactatatcccatatcatctttattttgttatctgatatgacaatcttttccttgtaatctatttgctttgatgtccatatttcagtcttcaatattttgtagtatttcttgtaatgtgctatagcatcaacatcagaactgtttcggattgcagatacagttttctttttgttttacaagatacctctattccttgagtaatccatggcttctttgtagactttgctctaacctttgttagttttgggggaaaacagtgttcaaataaggtaagcactttattagcaaaagtgttatatttttcattcatgccatgagcactgtaaacatcactccagcgaatgtctctgaggagtgtccttaaataatcagtttttggcttattgattaccctcttgagctcagatttaacagattttacatcctgttcagttttaacatttaacagaaggaactgtacgtcatggtctgagaggccattgactattggttttgtaatataatgtggttcattggacttttctataaagatattatcaatggctgtttgtgagcaattggctacgcTAATGGGGTAATTTACAGTgggaatgatagtgttactaactcaaataagttcttattgggagagtctttaaggaaatctacattgaagtcaccagcaaccactatttctttgtttttggttgttaaatgggccagtacagcttcaaggtggtttatgaacggattaaagttacctgcaCCTGCTCTATATACATTTAACATTATGAAGGAATTCTACttttgttgcacatgcttccatatgctgttctaggcaaaatttatgaatgtctatgttcttaaatttatgacagttcctgatgaatgtgacaactcctcctttctccatttctcctctacaaaagtgagatgctaacctaaatcctgtaaaaCTTAAAAGTTCTATCTTGTGTGTATCTTCAGTCACCTGCCAGTTCATTTCTTACAGCATTGTCTTCTTTGGGTCAAAcagatctgtgaccattcatgctgtcttTGTCAGTATCCGTTCAATATTCCCCGTTAGTCCCGTTTATtataggtcccacacacttaaACACTATTCTAGGAAGGATCACATAAGTGTTTTGTTTGCAGTCTTTTTTTATAGAGTGACTACATCAGTATACTACCAATGAATCACAGCCCGccgcctgctttacctacgactgagcctatgttgtcattccatttcatacccccataacttgttacatccaggtatttgtagaaGCTGACTGAGTCCAGCTTTGCTGCGTTGATATTATGGTCATTGGCTACCATGTTCTTTTGTTTTGAGAAGCGCTCAGTTTTAAAtttttgagcatttaaagcaagtttccaatctttgcatcactttgaaatcttaccaagatctaagtgaatatttgcacagcttcattcagagagtacttcattatagatgctTGCATTGTCTGCAGAAAATCTGAGATTACTATCAATATTGTTTACAGTATACAACATGAAGAGCAATCATTCCAGACATTTCCCTAGGACACACACTAAATTACTTCTGCATCTGTCAACGATTCACCATCCAAGATAACTCTGCTGCGTACTCCCTATCAAGAattcctcaatccagtcaaaaatttcgcttgataccccatgaGATCCCTGTTATGATGATAAGCTTTAATGCGGTGCTGAGTCCAATACTTTTTGGAAATCGAGGAATACTTTATTTACCTGAATGGATTCTTCCAGGCGCTTTCAGTATGTCATCCAAACAGTGCCAGTTGGTGTTCACATGACCCGTGTTTTCGGAACCCATGgctgttggcatggaggaggtcattcttttTGAGATGCCTCTttaagtttgagctcagaatatgttatacgATTCTGCAACAAATGACTGTCAAGGAAactggatcacttctgctaccattcttgtagatgagtgtgacTTGCACTTTCTTTCTACAGGCTTACAGAAGGTATCTTTTTTAAACATAACACTATCGAGacgtttttttaattttgtatatgattacaCTCAGTAGCTTTTTATCATGTAGATTGTTTAATAAACCTTGCGTTCATCTACTCAAGCTGTTTCAATATACCATGCTTCATTTCCTTGTGTACTAGAGTATATGTATTTAGGCTCTTTGCATTTTCCTTTGACTGACGCAGTCAAAGTGCAAGTCGTCAGTCTGTGTTGGATGATTTATGGTAAATCAGACTGATGGTAACTGATTTCCTAAATGTGAATCTGATGTCTTAAAATGTCATTTTACTTCAGTTCCCAGACTGACTTCATTTTTCTTAATGGCATTATTACAGAAAACGGTATTATTGTACTGGCAGTGGTTGATGTATATGGCATGACACTGCGTGGCATGGACACAAATCTATCACTATAGTAAGCCAGTGTTTCTCTTATACTCCAGTGAAAATTCCATAACTGACTTTCAATGTGGAAACTGCGAATATTACAAAGTCCCTAGACACCAAAAGAGAAAGAAGATAAGGACCTATCATCTCTTCGACTGAGTGGCAATTGATAAGAAATAGACCAGAAAGTTGTAGTGGCAGACTCCTTAAGTTACGAATGAAAACTACAGAAAACATAAACTGGAAAACCTGATGGGGCTTTGAACCCTACTCCTTGTGAAATCATGTCTAATGTTGTAACCATAATGCAACCTTTCTTGATTCCTTGTTGTTGTTCCCATAGAGATTGTGAAGATAAACTCACATTTTGTGCAATGGTCACAAACAGTTACTCTTTCCTACGTTCAATCTATCAGTGGAATAGGATGAAAGTTTATTATATAGTCAAATACTTGTAAAGTGAAACCACCACTCACTGGATCTGCATAAGAATGCACACAGAATGAAGTAAGTCATTTCTATAGACATGTGCAGCCATAGACATGGGTGTCTATGTGACCTCCTCAATATATGCCACCACACATACAGACCTCATCTGTACCAAAGATATTTGTTTCAAGGGAATTCGAGAGATGTACTTGAATTGTTCCAAATATTCTTCACGGACTAATGTGTGGGCGGAAATATGAAGGGGTGGTGACTGCAGGTGTAGAGGAATCTGTCAATGGACAACATTCTGTTGGTAGCAAATAGAGGTATGTAATGTGGTGGTATTCGGATTTTAGGTGGAAGAATCAAAACTTGAAATGTGGCCACCCAGCAACCAGAAGACGACTTGGAAGAGATGTTGGGACtcaataaaatgacaaaaaatttgtggccaGATTTGTGTGTTATACATCTTCAAgaaattagttagttacatgttccatagaatctgttatcgaaatgatgtggaacaagtcagtttacattACAGGATGCACATATGGTTAGTGTTAATGTCAATAAACACATTATTAGTTTAGCCCCACTCATGCaactataattttttaaattttatttattttttggtttttacttgctaccagtttttaagtagaaattcatcaatggaataaaaggagttgtccaggagaaatgattttaaattagatt
Encoded proteins:
- the LOC124595189 gene encoding enoyl-[acyl-carrier-protein] reductase, mitochondrial, with product MVSKMGVLKFLSRNMTSFVAQTRRDNAILTFARHQSVLSSKLVYSEYGDPPKVVRQEKEELRKPAEHEVMIRMLASPVNPADINTIQGVYAVKPKLPSIPGNEGVGEIVDVGNGVTDLKVGDRVVPKLNAWGTWRTHAVCNADELMKISDKIGIVEAATLTVNPCTAYRMLKDFVPLSEGDSVIQNGANSAAGQNVIQLCKAWGIKSVNIVRNRSDIDELKKFLAELGATYVLTEEELRTTDLFKKGVLVRPKLALNCVGGKNALEVMRHLDSGGVMVTYGGMSREPVTVPTSALIFKDITVRGYWMTRWSNENANSPERSRMFEELTNLIIERKLNPPKHTLIGFERYKEALSNAMSTKGFVGMKYIFDFQK